DNA from Macadamia integrifolia cultivar HAES 741 chromosome 12, SCU_Mint_v3, whole genome shotgun sequence:
AGGAAGGATGGAGGGGGTTAGAAATAGATTTGAAAGAAGCAGGGCAAGGGAAGGGATTAGAATCTGGGGTGATAGAGGATGGCTTGGAGAGGGAGGGCTGAAGCAGTCGTGGCAGGGTCCTAATGGATAATGGGGATGAGATCAGGAGAGGAAGAGGTTGGTGGAGACGTGGCAAGGCCCTGCTAGATGAGGCTCATAGTAAGGGAGGGAACCAGATGAACAACTGATGAAGTCGTGGCAGGGTCATAATGTAACAGGGGGAGAGCATTAGGAGAGGAAGGCGTTGGAGCAGACATGGCATGGCCCTGCTGGATGAGGATCACAGTAGGGGAGGTGTCTAGATGATCAAAGGACAAAATCGAGAGGGGTGCTGATGTAGATGTGGCATGGCCCTATCAGAGGGGACTCACGACAGGGGAGGGCGGGAGCATAGGAGAGACAGGGGTCATGGAATGGGGGTGAGGTCGAGGAAAGGGAATTAGCAAGAGGCGGAAATGAGGAGGGAGGGTAAGGTCAAGAGAAATGGAGGTTCTCGACGAAAAGGGAGGGACAGAGGAGGAACGGCTAGACAGGGAAGGCAGGGAGCAGGCGAGGGTAAGTGGGTGGAGGGGATGAGAGTTTAGGTCAAAGGGAAAGAGGAGAAGGGCGGTGTAGAGAGGTGAGAGGAGTTGTGTTGGATTGGGTACGAGTGGGAGGAGTTAGAATGGATAAGAGGCGGTAAGTGGATGGGCCTAGGTAGGAGGCCCATAGAAGGATGGGCATAGACAGGGGATATCAAAGGAgatgggctgggctgggctgggctggctTGAGGGAGGAAGGGTGATGGAAGGTGAGCCCTAAAGGATGGCTGGGCCAGAAGGAGCGAGAAGAGTGGGCTGGTTCAACCGAGAGGATGGGGGAGGACAGGCATTCTAGCCAAACTCCGATGTTTCCAACAGCTTTTTAAAACTCGAGTAATCATTTctaagtttttcattttttttctaagcTGTAAAGTTTTAAAGGGTTGGCCTAGTTTAGGTTGAAGGCGGGTCAATACGTTATTCCAATCCTGTCTTGTTGAAAGTGCTAGTaatcttgttttctttttttacttcatCCAACATGACAGTCAGAAATGCATTGATTGCGTTGACTTCAACCTTAGTCCACTTTGCAGACTCTCCTTGTGTTGTGCACTGGGATGCCATTATATTTTCTAAGTAATATAAACCATAATTAGAAATTATGATACTACCCCGAAGCATCATAATCCATATCATTCAAGCAAAGCAATAAATACCACTTTTGCTTCCATAGTATTACAACATACCAACAAATAGAAATTAACATCATCTATCAGTTGAGAAATTGAAGTAGTTGCAATtaataacagagagagagatggtacTTCTTTAGTTCATAAAAAAAGAGTAGATAATAAAATATGACAGAAGATTCTAGGTGTATGTCAGTTCGGaatttgatgaagatgaaacaGAGAGAGATGGTACTTCTTTAGTTCATCTATTTATCTAAGACATGCTGCAAAGAAGACAACCAAATAAGTCCCTATTAACTAAGATATGGCAATCTGAGTCAGTTGTTAAGCCTTACAGGTTATGGTTCATGGATTTTCCATTTTGACATTCTAGTGCTCCAAACCTAACCTAaagaaattttaagaaaaatgtaATTTATGCATCTAgcttaaagtaaaaaaaaaaaaaaaaaaaaaagaggcagtTGAAAAGATAAAAAGCTGCATCAAATTCGCAAACCCTTTACCGCTTGTCTTCAGAAGCTCTTCAACTATCAAGTATATGAACAGAGTTTTAAGTTTTGATACCAACATCACTTTAAGCTTCTATAGAATTTAAATGAAATActaatatttaatatttaattaaattcaGTAAGTGTTGTGTAGCCAAAACTGATAGAGATATGGGAACACCAAACTCAACAAACTACTGTAAATAGAGATGAAATCTTGAAATTCTCAACTGAGATCAAACAATGGATGCAACATTCACATCAAAACTGGAAGCATCAATGCTTAGGCCATCCATCTTTTGGGGTCAAAAGCTGATTAATACAGATTGGATGATTTGTATGGTATTGGCTGTGACTAATGTCAATACCtaattgatacatatcaactgATATGATAtgaacatttatttattttaggtaaaagaaatgatattttgatattttgatcCCGTATCAGCTTGATGCGGCTAATACGTATCAATATCGGTATCAATATTGTTGGCAAGTTAGCAGTGCCATTGCCATGAACTGCATCCATGTTCCCACCTCTCAAAGTTTATCAGTTAAAAGGGggagaaaatgaatgaaaagagGGATTGAGATTGGAAAAGGTTGTGTGAATGTAaagcaagcaaacaaaaatagTGACCAGATTCATTTCCCATCAGGAATTGGATTTTAGTGTGTTATTCAGACTTAGAGAAACTAGAAATAGCAGTTGCTGTGGTAGTGAACTTCTGATCAAATAATTCATCAGTGCGTTTTGGTGATCATAGCCCCAGGCCTAAGCCCCCATATGGCAAGCAATAGTGGGGCATGCTGATTCGAATCCGCAACCAGTTGATCCGAGCGGTGATGGGGCTAGGCACTGACTGTTTTTAATCAATCAGCCTAATCTTAGACTTAAACTTGTCAGTTCCAATTGAACCTATCAGTGCGGGTCAGCTTTTAATTCAACCAAGTTATCTATCTGTGTGTGGGTGTAGTGACAACAACGCCATTGATTTCGTGAGGCTTTGGCATCAACGTTTAAGCCATCCATCTTTTGGTATTATGAAAATAATTGGCACacttattttcttctatttctactTCCAATGTATTTCAATGTGAACCATGTTTGCTTACTAAACATTTTCATTCGTCTTATCCTCACCATTATAATCGGTCTATTATTCCTTTTTCATATTGTGCATTCTGATGTTCAGGGACTTGCTCCCACCTCTTCTTTATTTGATTATTGCTATTTTGTGCCATTTGTTGATGAGTGTTTCCCGTACCATGTGGGTTTTTCTGTTGAAACACAAAAGTGATGTCTGTGAtgctttcaaaaatttcttcctAATGATTTGCACTCAATTTGATACTAGATTTAAAATCGTTTATGTATTGTGGGctccaaaacttttttttttttttaccgataATGGCATTGTCCATCAATTAGCTTGTGTTTACATACCCCAATATAGGGTAGTTGAGCCGAAAAATCGCCATTTATTGGAAGTCACTAGGAGTCAACTAATTGGTATGCATGTCCCTACCTGACCCGGTATTgttaaaaaaagagaggaagcaTAACCAAGTCAAGATGATACGGATCAACCCCTTCTTCTTGAGCCAAAGATCTTACCATTTCCAAAGGAACTTGAGTTACTtctctttagatttttttggtcTGATACTCTCCTCAATGCATTCTTTTTGATGAATCATATGCCTTATAAGTATCCTTAGTTTCAATTCTCCTTTAGAAATTGTCCCCCCTGTGTTTTTGCCTTCTCTCTTCCTTAcaaagtgtttgggtgtatGTGTTCTATAAATATTAATACGTCTGCCCGGACTAAACTTAATCTTAAAGCCcttaaatatattttcattGGTTATGCACCATCTACCAAAGGCTATATGTGCTACCATCCATTGTCTTGGTGGTGGCTTCTTTCCGAAGATGTCACATTCTTTGAATTTGTGCCATTCTTTTACTCCTCATCTGAAATCTCTTTTAGGTGAGAGTAGTGGAAGTGAGGATTAAAAACGAATACAACCAGAGGATGGCTGATATAAGGTCTTTTCTGCTGGATTTCCTTGCTTGTCACAGGAGTTAAATGGAAACCCTTCTAAAGATGCCCTAATGATTGTCAACCAATCAGCCACCTACTATATGCAGATGAAACTATTCTCTTCACCAATGGAAGTTAAGTCTATCTCTGCACTCATTGCATTCCTGGTGGtatttaaatttataatttcttttaaGTACTGTTTTGTTTTTGGTTGTATATTTTTGTGATTACTATAGAAAAGTTGTATATATTGATATAACAATCAATCAACTTTAACTGCTTATCTTTGTTTCTTaagatttctctttcctaagGCAGGGAAAGATTTATGCATGGAAATGAACAAGTACAGTTTCTACCAATGTTGACagttcccaaaaaaaaagaaaaaagaaggagcAAATATGTTGTCATCTTGACCATTGCAggtcatttaatttttttttattttttttattttttaagtttcactctttccaacaatgtaacTTCATACATTCAGATGGAATTTGTAaccaattttccttttctttgcaATGACTACGTTTCCTAGTAGAAATTTTTTGCTCCTGATTAATATTAGTGCAAACATATGCCACCAAAAAAACAAGGGCAATTCACttcaaaaagtaaaacaaatCTACCTGCTTTTGTAGGCTTTCTGAAGTTTCACTTGAAGTAATACTTTGGATGCATTCCCTATTTACGATCATTGGcactattttaattatttaattgataCTCTTGGGCCCTTGGCTAGGTGTACGGTGTACCTACCTGTGCTTAATACACTAGTCTTTTCTGCTAATTGAGCAATTATATTGGTTTTCTGACTTGCTAACCAATTAGGAACATTTGTCTGCAGTTGTGACTGGGAGCAGAGAAACTTGATGCTCAGTGGTGACAGAAACCATTACATATATAGTCAGATAGATGATGAAGGTATTTGGAGTGTCTCAGATTGTCATGTTCTTGGATGTAAACTGCACCAGAATGTAACTGGAGCTTCCAAGAAGAAGCTGTTTGAGCTCCATGAAATTTTCAAGAGTTTACCTGGTGTTTCAAGGGAGGGAAAAGTTTATTCTACAAGAATCAAACCTGCAGATGATTCTCTCACTTTAGGCATTTGTGAGGTTTCAGATGATATACTGACTAACATTCTAATTCTGCTTGGCCCCATGGATCTAGTCAGAGTTGCAGCCACTTGTCGCCATCTAAGATCCTTGGCATTATCAATCATGCCATGCTTGAAGCTTAAGCTTTTCCCTCATCAGCAGGCTGCAGTTGAGTGGATGTTACAGCGTGAGCGCAATGCTGGAATCTTTGCGCATCCTCTTTATATAGATTTCGCAACTGAGGATGGGTTCCATTTTTATATAAATTCTGTTTCTGGTGAGATAGTCGCTGGAATCACTCCCACCATCAGAGATTTCCGTGGTGGTATGTTTTGTGATGAGCCAGGCTTAGGTAAGACCATAACTGCACTCTCTCTTATTCTGAAGACTCAAGGTACATTGGCAGACCCTCCAGGGGGAGCTGAAGTGACATGGTGTAAGCATAATCCTGAGCAAACTTGTGGCTATTATGAACTGAGTTCTCGTAATTTCTCTGCTGGGAGTTTGATGTTGTCTTGGAAAGGGTTCATGGGTCAAAAGGGGCAAAGGGAACCGATGTGTCCAGGTAtgattccaattcaaagctCAACAGCCTCCTTATCAAAGAGAGCAAAGTCAGGAGTTTCGGATAAGCTTTCTTTGAGGGCTGCTGCTTCCTGTCCTAGCAAAGTAGGAACTACATCTTCCTCAGCTACATCCTCTTCTCCGGCAACACGTGTCTTTCGGTGCACCAGGAGCTCGAGTCATGTTAAGAGAAATCTTCGTACTACACATGAAAGGGCTTCAGGCCCTGCGAAAGAAAGCAGGGTTAGAAAAAATGCAAATAAAAGGAAACGTACTTCAGATAGCCCAACAACACATTTCTTTCTGAACAAGAAAGATAGTGTCTCATTGAGATTATCCAATGGTTGCAAGAAGCCTCGCAAGGCTGGTGTTGATCATTCTGAATATAATGAGACTTGGGTTCAGTGTGATTCTTGTCGCAAGTGGCGGAAGCTTTCTGACACTAGTGTGCCAACTGCTGCTAAATCATGGTTTTGTAGCATGAATTCTGACTCTTTCCACCAGACTTGTGCCAGTCCTGAGGAATCTTGGGACTACAGCAGGCCCATAACGTACTTCCCAGGGTTTTACAAGAAAGGAACCCGGGGTGGGAAGGAGCAGAATGTCGCTTTTTTCACAAGTGTGCTCAAGGAGCACTATATGTTAATAAACCCTACAACAGTGAAGGCTTTAACTTGGTTGGCTAAACTTTCTGAGGACAAACTCTTTGAAATGGAAACAGTTGGTTTGACACGTCCAGTTTTAGACCCTCGCATCACTGACAGAGGAGGTGCAGATGGATACCACAAAATTTTTAAAGCATTTGGTTTCATTGTGAGAGTTGAAAAGGGTACCAGCAGATTGTATTACCCACATCATCTTGaaaatttggcttttgattCAGTTGCATTACAAATTGCTCTCACAAAGCCTTTAGACTTAGTAAGGCTATATTTATCAAGAGCAACACTAGTTGTTGTCCCGGCAAATTTAGTTGATCACTGGAAAACTCAGATCCGAAAACATGTCAAACCTGGGCAGCTGCGTGTTTATGTCTGGACTGATCAAAAGCCCTGTGCACACAATCTGGCATGGGACTATGATGTTGTAATAACCACCTTTAATCGTTTAAGTGCAGAATGGGTCCTGCGTAGAAAGAGTGTGTTGATGCAGGTGCATTGGCTTAGAGTAATGTTGGATGAAGGACACACTCTTGGTTCAAGTCTAAGCTTAACAAACAAATTGCAAATGGCCATTTCATTGACAGCTTCCAATCGGTGGTTATTAACTGGAACACCAACTCCAAACACACCCAATAGTCAAGTATCTCATCTTCAACCCATGCTTAAGTTCCTTCATGAGGAAGCATATGGGCATAATCAGAAGTCATGGGAGGCAGGCATTCTTAGGCCATTTGAGGCAGAGATGGAGGAAGGTCGGTCACGTCTGTTGCAGCTACTTCATAGGTGCATGATCAGTTCCAGAAAGGTGGATTTACAAAGTATACCTCCTTGTGTCAGGAAAGTGACATTTCTTGATTTTACTGAAGAACATGCAAGAAGTTACAACGAATTGGTGGTTACTGTTCGGCGCAATATTTTAATGGCTGATTGGAATGATCCTTCACATGTTGAGAGCCTTCTGAACCCAAAACAGTGGAAGTTCCGAAGCACCACAATTAGAAATGTTAGGCTATCATGCTGTGTGGCTGGACATATTAAAGTAACAGATGCTGGGGAGGATATTGAGGAAACAATGGATATTTTAGTGGAACAAGGTCTAGGTCCTACATCAGAAGAGTATGTTTTGATAAGACATTATCTCCTGAACGGTGGTAGCTGTTTCAGGTAACATTtagcctttttatttttcatgatcCATCATCTGTTATGCAGTTTGCCCAGCTACATATCAAATtgtttttctgtatttttagGTGCAAAGAATGGTGTCGTTTACCTGTCATTACTCCATGTAGGCATCTTCTGTGCCTTGATTGTGTTGCTCTGGACAGTGAAAGGTGTACTTTTCCCGGTTGCTGGAATTATTATGAGATGCAGTCTCCTGAAATACTAGCCCGTCcagaaaatcccaacccaaaatGGCCTGTTCCCAAAGATCTTATCGAATTACAGCCTTCATATAAACAGGCAGGTGACCTGGAATATGTAatgtttctttctccttttctatttttatttttcaacttcATGTTCTATTTGCTGT
Protein-coding regions in this window:
- the LOC122057033 gene encoding F-box protein At3g54460-like isoform X1; protein product: MRGAQEEEYLQQQKLCGFCIIVLAVNSPPQNQHNDLSKILPFGTRCYLFRAGSNVGFRSEDGTELSLIECSGNSASEIGAEENSAVNSLFLTPNSSKDKVSQRKYGASRKKSRTIGLVNGSMSVVHQLHSLTVHKSLEIVARVVRISIHDSRAARAVLLVDVHLPVAVWSGWQFSKSGTTAAALFRHLSCDWEQRNLMLSGDRNHYIYSQIDDEGIWSVSDCHVLGCKLHQNVTGASKKKLFELHEIFKSLPGVSREGKVYSTRIKPADDSLTLGICEVSDDILTNILILLGPMDLVRVAATCRHLRSLALSIMPCLKLKLFPHQQAAVEWMLQRERNAGIFAHPLYIDFATEDGFHFYINSVSGEIVAGITPTIRDFRGGMFCDEPGLGKTITALSLILKTQGTLADPPGGAEVTWCKHNPEQTCGYYELSSRNFSAGSLMLSWKGFMGQKGQREPMCPGMIPIQSSTASLSKRAKSGVSDKLSLRAAASCPSKVGTTSSSATSSSPATRVFRCTRSSSHVKRNLRTTHERASGPAKESRVRKNANKRKRTSDSPTTHFFLNKKDSVSLRLSNGCKKPRKAGVDHSEYNETWVQCDSCRKWRKLSDTSVPTAAKSWFCSMNSDSFHQTCASPEESWDYSRPITYFPGFYKKGTRGGKEQNVAFFTSVLKEHYMLINPTTVKALTWLAKLSEDKLFEMETVGLTRPVLDPRITDRGGADGYHKIFKAFGFIVRVEKGTSRLYYPHHLENLAFDSVALQIALTKPLDLVRLYLSRATLVVVPANLVDHWKTQIRKHVKPGQLRVYVWTDQKPCAHNLAWDYDVVITTFNRLSAEWVLRRKSVLMQVHWLRVMLDEGHTLGSSLSLTNKLQMAISLTASNRWLLTGTPTPNTPNSQVSHLQPMLKFLHEEAYGHNQKSWEAGILRPFEAEMEEGRSRLLQLLHRCMISSRKVDLQSIPPCVRKVTFLDFTEEHARSYNELVVTVRRNILMADWNDPSHVESLLNPKQWKFRSTTIRNVRLSCCVAGHIKVTDAGEDIEETMDILVEQGLGPTSEEYVLIRHYLLNGGSCFRCKEWCRLPVITPCRHLLCLDCVALDSERCTFPGCWNYYEMQSPEILARPENPNPKWPVPKDLIELQPSYKQDDWAADWHATSSSKVAHLVERLKDLKEANTKMGCSLDDSEVVKPSDDHLFPSPRSYWNAFLHPEACTQPNVKSYKTPPEKVIIFSQFLEHIHVIEQQLTVAGIKFVGMYSPMHSMNKMKSLAIFQEDANCMALVMDGSAALGLDLSFVTHVFLMEPIWDRSMEEQVISRAHRMGATRPIHVETLAMRGTIEEQMLNFLQDADECRRTLSEEFGRNDREGARAHRTLHDFAESNYLAHLSFVRTRIKS
- the LOC122057033 gene encoding F-box protein At3g54460-like isoform X2; translated protein: MLSGDRNHYIYSQIDDEGIWSVSDCHVLGCKLHQNVTGASKKKLFELHEIFKSLPGVSREGKVYSTRIKPADDSLTLGICEVSDDILTNILILLGPMDLVRVAATCRHLRSLALSIMPCLKLKLFPHQQAAVEWMLQRERNAGIFAHPLYIDFATEDGFHFYINSVSGEIVAGITPTIRDFRGGMFCDEPGLGKTITALSLILKTQGTLADPPGGAEVTWCKHNPEQTCGYYELSSRNFSAGSLMLSWKGFMGQKGQREPMCPGMIPIQSSTASLSKRAKSGVSDKLSLRAAASCPSKVGTTSSSATSSSPATRVFRCTRSSSHVKRNLRTTHERASGPAKESRVRKNANKRKRTSDSPTTHFFLNKKDSVSLRLSNGCKKPRKAGVDHSEYNETWVQCDSCRKWRKLSDTSVPTAAKSWFCSMNSDSFHQTCASPEESWDYSRPITYFPGFYKKGTRGGKEQNVAFFTSVLKEHYMLINPTTVKALTWLAKLSEDKLFEMETVGLTRPVLDPRITDRGGADGYHKIFKAFGFIVRVEKGTSRLYYPHHLENLAFDSVALQIALTKPLDLVRLYLSRATLVVVPANLVDHWKTQIRKHVKPGQLRVYVWTDQKPCAHNLAWDYDVVITTFNRLSAEWVLRRKSVLMQVHWLRVMLDEGHTLGSSLSLTNKLQMAISLTASNRWLLTGTPTPNTPNSQVSHLQPMLKFLHEEAYGHNQKSWEAGILRPFEAEMEEGRSRLLQLLHRCMISSRKVDLQSIPPCVRKVTFLDFTEEHARSYNELVVTVRRNILMADWNDPSHVESLLNPKQWKFRSTTIRNVRLSCCVAGHIKVTDAGEDIEETMDILVEQGLGPTSEEYVLIRHYLLNGGSCFRCKEWCRLPVITPCRHLLCLDCVALDSERCTFPGCWNYYEMQSPEILARPENPNPKWPVPKDLIELQPSYKQDDWAADWHATSSSKVAHLVERLKDLKEANTKMGCSLDDSEVVKPSDDHLFPSPRSYWNAFLHPEACTQPNVKSYKTPPEKVIIFSQFLEHIHVIEQQLTVAGIKFVGMYSPMHSMNKMKSLAIFQEDANCMALVMDGSAALGLDLSFVTHVFLMEPIWDRSMEEQVISRAHRMGATRPIHVETLAMRGTIEEQMLNFLQDADECRRTLSEEFGRNDREGARAHRTLHDFAESNYLAHLSFVRTRIKS